One window from the genome of Streptomyces sp. NBC_01476 encodes:
- a CDS encoding LCP family protein, which translates to MTTPDEPPQEKPDATPASEGSPANETEGGSTTDSPPEADDAHITRKAPPAAPEPAGGATPAGNAEKPAAAGTTADRPEGNAGPNTPAGPDTAATPDGGAGTAAPKPEAGPEPATDGDANAPVGPGAEAPAASDGASARKAGPEGVPAEAGPGAGAATPLIPHPRHRRRHWLRILAACTAFLVLALGAGGWYVYRQLNGNITTDTTTETELKAHDKERPAEGPTKAENILLIGSDNRGNGNEQYGHDTGTQRSDTTILLHLAADRSSATAVSIPRDLMAHVPDCTKPDGGTAPARFEQFNWAFQFGGAACTIRTVEDMTGIRIDHHLIVDFTGFKKMVDAVNGVEVCVPEPVHDVNAQLDLPAGRQKLNGSQALGYVRARESIGDGSDTQRMERQQDFLASLVSKVRSNGVLLNPVKLYPLLSAATSSLTADPGLDSLSELYDLAHSIQQTPTGAIRFLTLPREPYVADHNRDQLMQPAADQLFTAIRDDVAVNVTGETPDGSSTASPTANATGTPTGTSTGTPTGTPTRTPTGTSTGTPTATPTDTASGTPSAVPTYRGTTADRDLCSKDQ; encoded by the coding sequence GTGACCACGCCAGACGAGCCCCCGCAGGAGAAGCCGGACGCGACCCCGGCTTCCGAGGGCTCCCCCGCGAACGAAACCGAAGGCGGGTCCACCACCGACAGCCCGCCCGAGGCGGACGACGCACACATAACGCGGAAGGCGCCGCCCGCGGCGCCGGAACCCGCCGGAGGTGCCACGCCGGCCGGCAACGCGGAGAAGCCGGCCGCCGCCGGCACGACGGCGGATAGGCCGGAGGGCAACGCCGGACCGAATACCCCGGCCGGACCCGACACTGCGGCCACGCCGGACGGCGGCGCCGGCACTGCGGCTCCCAAGCCGGAGGCCGGACCCGAGCCCGCGACCGACGGCGACGCGAATGCCCCGGTCGGGCCCGGCGCTGAGGCGCCGGCCGCTTCTGACGGGGCGTCAGCCCGGAAAGCCGGGCCGGAGGGTGTCCCCGCGGAGGCGGGTCCCGGTGCTGGTGCGGCGACGCCGCTCATCCCGCACCCGCGGCACCGCCGGCGGCACTGGCTTCGGATTCTGGCCGCCTGCACCGCCTTCCTCGTGCTCGCCCTCGGCGCCGGCGGCTGGTACGTCTACCGCCAGCTCAACGGCAACATCACCACGGACACCACGACCGAGACCGAGCTGAAGGCCCACGACAAGGAGCGCCCCGCCGAGGGCCCGACCAAGGCCGAGAACATCCTGCTCATCGGCTCGGACAACCGCGGCAACGGCAACGAGCAGTACGGCCACGACACCGGCACCCAGCGCTCGGACACCACGATCCTGCTGCACCTGGCCGCCGACCGCAGCAGCGCCACCGCGGTGAGCATCCCCCGCGACCTGATGGCGCACGTGCCCGACTGCACCAAGCCCGACGGCGGCACCGCGCCGGCCCGCTTCGAGCAGTTCAACTGGGCGTTCCAGTTCGGCGGCGCCGCCTGCACCATCCGGACCGTCGAGGACATGACCGGGATCCGGATCGACCACCACCTCATCGTGGACTTCACCGGCTTCAAGAAGATGGTCGACGCGGTGAACGGCGTCGAGGTGTGCGTGCCCGAGCCGGTGCACGACGTGAACGCGCAACTCGACCTGCCCGCCGGCCGGCAGAAGCTCAACGGATCGCAGGCGCTGGGATACGTACGGGCCCGCGAGAGCATCGGCGACGGCAGCGACACCCAGCGGATGGAGCGGCAGCAGGACTTCCTCGCCTCGCTGGTGAGCAAGGTGCGCAGCAACGGCGTGCTGCTCAACCCGGTCAAGCTCTACCCGCTGCTCTCCGCGGCCACCTCCTCGCTGACCGCCGACCCGGGGCTCGACTCGCTCAGCGAGCTGTACGACCTCGCGCACAGCATCCAGCAGACGCCGACCGGGGCGATACGTTTCCTCACCCTGCCCCGCGAGCCGTACGTCGCCGACCACAACCGCGACCAGCTGATGCAGCCCGCCGCCGACCAGCTCTTCACCGCGATCCGCGACGACGTGGCGGTCAACGTGACCGGGGAGACGCCGGACGGCTCCTCCACCGCCTCGCCGACAGCCAACGCGACCGGGACGCCGACAGGCACATCGACCGGCACCCCGACGGGAACGCCGACCCGGACGCCGACAGGCACATCGACCGGCACCCCGACGGCCACCCCGACCGACACCGCCTCCGGCACCCCGAGCGCCGTCCCGACGTACCGGGGCACCACCGCCGACCGTGACCTGTGCAGCAAAGACCAGTGA